One window of Botrimarina mediterranea genomic DNA carries:
- a CDS encoding secretin N-terminal domain-containing protein: protein MLIHATPTTPLPTRRIAPLARAVVMGVMAIVALVPSPNALAQVAADSALEAHSIPAERRGAVEAWRKTLPADVRTVWDDRTGRLLLFGPLETHAELMRLVTGAEGAQPQAIGPQADGVGVGSTLSLKRLSPTELHGRLESLARRPLPATWDAGHTVLSFPASLGDGAGVRFRVDGKSGEVAIDGPADAVAAWRDVVAAIEESIAAQAGVAGSKGSSVRILSTAAAPPERVKTALQAIQVAAPIAARPVAGQVAAEDEGGDQPSDAPQARVAEDESILGPVQIEFVEGLDVIVLRGDQEDVDRVMKIIDQIESLSSQTTPEIKVLRLEHIDADSLARLLTNVYDQVLGPRVGDLSVTGLAKPNALLLVGRPENVRLAVSLVEQLDQPVEPTYRFEAYSLKHVSATDAKALIDSYFEQQAAQNNDQAASLLRSRAFTVADVRSNVVIVSAAPRDQEEVRALLKQVDAARGEAVDEVRVFPLKNSLAEDLAEVLLQAIQPSTESDAENATPRVAALRLSVGEGDPTALESGVLNSVRVSADARANSLVVTAPAESMGLIAALIERLDRTPDASAELKVFTIANGDAAALADMLRSLFATEEDSDDPGGYGSGGLSRLSVSTDLRSNSIIAAGTAEDLAVVEAILLRLDDAEVRSRQTTVFRLKNADATTVSQVLNEWLENERSAEAEAELGFSPRELIEREVIIVAEPATNSLIVSSTPRYEQELRRLVEELDERPPMVVVQVLIAEVSLNDTDEFGVELGLQDSLLFDRSLLSDTQFITTTTNEQSPGGAAISTTTQNIISSNLTPGYNFNNQPLGNNGSTTSLAQAGNIGAQALSSFALSRVNSDLNFGGFVMSASSSNVNFLLRALQESRRLEVLSRPQITTIDGKVGRVQVGARVPRIAGVTQNNFGQTNNVEYEDVGIILEVQPRISVDGQVIMNVAAEKSELGPEAEGVAINISTTGDVVRAPQIKTTQATTTVSAASGQTIVLSGLLTKRTLDIHRRVPLLADIPLIGDLFRYDAVQQGRTELLIILTPRVIRSELDAEMLKQVESSRMSWVLSDVIEMHGPSGLRTRGDAWDDVPGCFPTELPPGGPVLGEVKTAAPIGEAEEPVAEVASRVEAASYSKPFIPPRRLPTVAP, encoded by the coding sequence ATGCTTATTCACGCAACGCCGACGACGCCACTACCGACCCGACGTATCGCTCCCCTAGCTAGGGCGGTGGTCATGGGCGTGATGGCGATTGTCGCTCTCGTTCCGTCGCCGAACGCGCTGGCGCAAGTCGCGGCCGACTCGGCGCTCGAAGCCCACTCGATTCCGGCCGAACGCCGTGGCGCGGTCGAGGCGTGGCGCAAGACGCTGCCGGCCGACGTGCGGACCGTGTGGGACGACCGCACGGGACGCCTGCTGCTGTTCGGGCCGCTGGAGACGCACGCCGAGTTGATGCGCCTGGTTACCGGCGCCGAGGGCGCCCAGCCGCAGGCGATCGGGCCGCAAGCCGATGGCGTCGGCGTCGGCTCGACGCTTTCCCTGAAACGACTCTCGCCGACGGAGTTGCACGGGCGGCTGGAGTCGCTCGCACGGCGGCCGTTGCCGGCCACTTGGGACGCGGGACACACGGTGCTGTCGTTCCCGGCCTCGCTCGGTGACGGCGCGGGGGTGCGCTTCCGAGTCGACGGCAAATCGGGCGAAGTCGCGATCGATGGCCCGGCCGACGCGGTCGCCGCCTGGCGCGACGTGGTCGCGGCGATTGAAGAATCTATCGCGGCGCAAGCCGGCGTCGCGGGGTCGAAGGGCAGCAGCGTCCGCATCCTTTCGACCGCCGCTGCGCCGCCCGAACGGGTGAAGACCGCGCTGCAAGCGATCCAAGTCGCGGCGCCGATCGCCGCTCGGCCGGTGGCTGGGCAAGTCGCCGCCGAAGACGAGGGGGGCGATCAGCCGAGCGACGCGCCGCAGGCGCGGGTCGCGGAGGACGAGTCGATCCTCGGGCCGGTGCAGATCGAGTTCGTCGAAGGGCTCGACGTGATCGTCCTCCGTGGCGATCAGGAAGACGTCGATCGCGTCATGAAAATCATCGATCAGATCGAGAGCCTCAGCTCACAGACGACGCCCGAGATCAAGGTGCTGCGGCTCGAGCACATCGACGCCGACTCGCTAGCCCGGTTGCTGACAAATGTCTACGACCAGGTGCTCGGACCGCGGGTGGGCGACCTGAGCGTCACCGGATTGGCGAAGCCTAACGCGCTGTTGCTGGTGGGTCGGCCTGAGAACGTCCGGCTCGCGGTCAGTCTCGTGGAGCAACTCGACCAGCCGGTGGAGCCGACTTACCGCTTCGAGGCGTACTCGCTGAAGCACGTTTCGGCGACCGACGCGAAGGCGTTGATCGACAGCTACTTCGAGCAGCAAGCGGCGCAGAACAATGACCAGGCCGCGTCGCTGTTGCGTTCGCGGGCGTTCACCGTCGCCGACGTCCGCAGCAACGTGGTGATCGTCAGCGCAGCCCCACGCGACCAGGAAGAGGTCCGTGCGCTGCTGAAGCAAGTCGACGCCGCTCGCGGCGAGGCCGTGGATGAGGTGCGGGTCTTCCCGCTGAAGAACTCGCTTGCCGAGGACCTCGCCGAAGTGTTGCTGCAAGCGATCCAACCCTCGACCGAGTCGGACGCCGAGAACGCGACGCCACGCGTCGCGGCGCTGCGTCTGAGCGTCGGCGAGGGAGACCCCACAGCGCTGGAATCGGGCGTACTCAACAGCGTCCGTGTGTCGGCGGACGCGCGGGCCAATTCGCTCGTCGTGACCGCCCCGGCGGAGAGCATGGGCCTGATCGCCGCGCTGATCGAGCGGCTCGACCGCACGCCCGACGCCTCGGCCGAGTTGAAGGTCTTTACGATCGCCAATGGCGATGCGGCGGCGCTCGCCGATATGTTGAGATCGCTCTTCGCGACGGAGGAAGACAGCGATGATCCCGGCGGGTACGGGTCCGGAGGCCTTTCCCGATTGAGCGTTTCGACGGACCTGCGTTCGAACAGCATCATCGCCGCGGGCACCGCGGAGGACTTGGCGGTGGTCGAGGCGATCCTGTTGCGGCTCGACGACGCCGAGGTGCGCTCGCGGCAGACGACGGTCTTCCGCCTGAAGAACGCCGACGCGACAACGGTCTCGCAAGTGCTCAACGAATGGTTGGAGAACGAACGGAGCGCCGAGGCGGAAGCGGAACTCGGGTTCAGCCCGCGCGAGTTGATCGAGCGCGAGGTAATCATCGTCGCCGAGCCGGCCACGAACAGCCTGATTGTCAGCTCGACGCCGCGCTACGAGCAGGAGCTACGTCGGCTCGTCGAAGAGCTCGACGAGCGTCCGCCGATGGTGGTGGTGCAGGTGTTGATCGCCGAGGTGAGCCTGAACGACACCGACGAGTTCGGCGTTGAGCTAGGTTTGCAGGACTCGCTGCTGTTCGACCGCTCGCTGCTGTCCGACACGCAGTTCATCACGACGACCACCAACGAGCAATCGCCCGGCGGCGCCGCGATCTCGACGACGACGCAGAACATCATCTCCAGCAACCTGACGCCGGGCTACAACTTCAACAACCAGCCGCTCGGGAATAACGGCTCGACGACGTCGCTGGCGCAGGCCGGCAACATCGGCGCGCAGGCGCTTTCGAGCTTCGCGTTGAGCCGGGTTAACAGCGACCTCAACTTCGGCGGCTTTGTGATGTCCGCCAGCAGCAGCAACGTCAACTTCTTGCTCCGAGCGTTGCAGGAGAGCCGGCGCCTCGAGGTGTTGAGTCGCCCGCAGATCACGACAATCGACGGCAAAGTCGGACGCGTTCAGGTAGGCGCCCGCGTGCCGCGGATCGCCGGCGTGACTCAGAACAACTTCGGACAAACCAACAACGTCGAGTACGAGGACGTCGGCATCATCCTCGAGGTGCAACCTCGCATCAGCGTCGACGGCCAGGTGATCATGAACGTCGCCGCGGAGAAGTCCGAACTGGGGCCGGAAGCAGAGGGCGTCGCCATCAACATCTCCACAACGGGCGATGTGGTGCGGGCGCCGCAGATCAAGACCACCCAAGCCACGACGACCGTCAGCGCCGCCAGCGGACAGACGATCGTGCTGAGCGGTCTGCTCACCAAGCGGACGCTGGACATCCACCGGCGGGTGCCGCTGTTGGCGGACATCCCGCTGATCGGCGATCTGTTCCGCTACGACGCGGTGCAGCAGGGGCGGACCGAGTTGCTGATCATCCTGACGCCGCGCGTGATCCGATCGGAGCTCGACGCCGAGATGCTCAAGCAAGTCGAGTCGTCGCGGATGAGCTGGGTGCTGTCGGACGTGATCGAGATGCACGGCCCATCGGGCCTGCGGACGCGGGGCGACGCGTGGGACGACGTGCCCGGCTGTTTTCCGACCGAGCTGCCGCCCGGCGGCCCCGTCTTAGGCGAGGTGAAGACCGCGGCGCCCATCGGCGAAGCGGAAGAGCCCGTCGCCGAAGTCGCCAGCCGTGTCGAGGCGGCGTCGTACTCCAAACCGTTCATTCCGCCGCGCCGACTGCCAACGGTCGCCCCATGA
- a CDS encoding BON domain-containing protein: MFRPALPLFVAAATILLPANDSLAQGGRAGGGGLGGASSFGSSSMGGGFGGQSAFGGSSFGQSGLGQSGFGLGQSSFGQSAFGQSAFGAGQQGGSFGAQGGNQAFIGRSAADMASFFGGAANQAGQNTQRGQRSGGGSNRGSSSSSSSTQTEVRVAITASPELQRFVAANCPPAAVAISNVSRALERKGVDGVTLIAADGVAVLEGFVATPADKLLAEKLASIEPGVRRVDNRLVVQAVAEEILPEPQ, from the coding sequence ATGTTCCGCCCTGCCCTTCCCTTGTTCGTCGCGGCCGCGACGATCTTGCTACCCGCCAACGATTCATTGGCTCAGGGCGGTCGAGCCGGTGGCGGTGGATTGGGCGGCGCCAGCTCCTTCGGGAGCTCGAGCATGGGCGGCGGCTTCGGTGGCCAGTCCGCCTTTGGCGGCTCGTCGTTCGGGCAAAGCGGACTGGGCCAATCGGGTTTCGGCCTCGGCCAATCGAGCTTTGGGCAGTCCGCGTTCGGCCAGTCCGCTTTTGGTGCCGGACAACAAGGGGGCTCCTTCGGCGCGCAGGGCGGCAACCAAGCCTTCATCGGCCGTAGCGCCGCGGACATGGCGAGCTTCTTCGGCGGGGCCGCCAATCAAGCCGGCCAAAACACCCAACGCGGGCAACGCTCTGGGGGTGGTAGCAACCGCGGCAGCTCGAGTTCGTCGTCGAGCACACAGACCGAGGTCCGCGTCGCCATCACCGCGTCGCCCGAACTCCAGCGCTTTGTCGCCGCGAATTGCCCGCCGGCCGCCGTCGCCATCTCCAACGTCTCTAGGGCGTTAGAACGCAAAGGCGTGGACGGCGTCACCCTCATCGCCGCCGATGGCGTCGCGGTCCTCGAAGGGTTCGTCGCGACCCCTGCCGACAAGCTGCTGGCGGAAAAGCTCGCTTCGATCGAACCGGGCGTCCGCCGCGTCGATAACCGCCTCGTCGTGCAGGCCGTCGCCGAAGAGATTCTCCCCGAGCCGCAGTGA
- a CDS encoding prenyltransferase/squalene oxidase repeat-containing protein produces MAPSNAAAAVPPPPPPRLGRDEKPPTSDGDSANDGNRALGLSPRAGWLDDAPAWLVSGMLHLAALVLLALLAMGVHRDDPLSLTVSVTDQIGEQLIDEPLTLDNTTEIDVQEQVLTPDFLPEVLDPLATPPDTPIDPTGLAFASQLPSVTPGVALSGREPGRKEAMLRAFGGTAATESAVLEGLRWLQRVQQRDGGWSLLGNYSNPAANENREAATAMALLAFQGAGKLPTSSRADFGQTVTRGWRWLLERQNPDGSFFNSGGSNHRFYTHAQCTIALCELLAMTGDESYRKPAEKAVAYLIETQTDLGGWKYNPMVQSDLSVTGWVLMALKSARMAGIEVPSPVFAKIEGFFDLVQRSDPLVYAPLGSRYVYEEPDVFNREAVPTLTAVGLLGRQYLGWPADDRRIDKGLEFLLTHKPEWRRGKTDVYYWYYATQALIHAGGPRWPEWNEVMRELLPANQVKDNKERGSWDPREDAWGASGGRLYMTCLSIYTLEVYYRHLPLYQQRATR; encoded by the coding sequence TTGGCGCCCTCCAACGCCGCCGCCGCCGTGCCGCCCCCTCCGCCGCCTCGACTAGGCCGCGACGAGAAGCCTCCCACGAGCGACGGCGACTCCGCCAATGATGGCAATCGGGCTTTGGGGCTGAGCCCGCGCGCCGGGTGGCTCGATGACGCCCCGGCGTGGCTGGTGAGCGGGATGCTTCATCTAGCGGCTCTCGTGCTGCTCGCGTTATTGGCTATGGGTGTCCATCGTGACGATCCGCTTTCGCTAACCGTTAGCGTCACCGACCAGATCGGCGAGCAACTCATCGACGAGCCGCTCACACTCGACAACACGACCGAGATCGACGTCCAAGAGCAGGTCCTGACGCCCGACTTCCTGCCGGAGGTCCTCGATCCTTTGGCGACGCCGCCCGACACGCCGATTGACCCGACGGGGCTGGCGTTCGCCTCGCAGCTGCCGAGCGTGACGCCGGGCGTGGCGCTCTCGGGGCGAGAGCCGGGGCGCAAAGAAGCGATGCTCCGCGCGTTCGGCGGCACCGCGGCCACGGAGTCCGCGGTGCTCGAAGGGCTCCGATGGCTTCAGCGCGTCCAACAGAGGGACGGCGGGTGGAGCTTGCTTGGGAATTACTCCAACCCGGCCGCCAATGAGAACCGTGAGGCGGCCACGGCGATGGCGTTGCTCGCGTTCCAGGGCGCCGGCAAGCTGCCGACGAGTTCGCGGGCCGACTTCGGCCAGACGGTCACGCGTGGCTGGCGGTGGCTGCTCGAGCGGCAGAACCCGGACGGTTCGTTCTTCAACAGCGGCGGCAGCAACCACCGCTTCTACACCCATGCCCAATGCACGATCGCGCTGTGTGAGTTGCTGGCGATGACCGGTGATGAAAGCTACCGCAAACCCGCCGAGAAGGCGGTCGCGTACTTGATCGAGACGCAGACGGACCTCGGCGGTTGGAAATACAACCCGATGGTGCAGAGCGACCTGTCGGTCACGGGGTGGGTGTTGATGGCGCTGAAGAGCGCGCGGATGGCGGGCATCGAGGTGCCATCGCCGGTCTTCGCCAAGATTGAGGGCTTCTTCGACCTCGTCCAGCGATCGGACCCACTGGTCTACGCGCCGCTTGGGTCGCGCTACGTGTACGAAGAGCCCGACGTGTTCAATCGTGAAGCGGTGCCGACGCTCACGGCTGTCGGACTTCTCGGTCGTCAGTACCTCGGCTGGCCAGCGGACGATCGGCGAATCGACAAAGGGCTCGAGTTTCTGCTCACGCACAAGCCCGAGTGGCGGCGTGGCAAGACCGACGTCTACTACTGGTACTACGCGACGCAGGCGCTGATCCACGCCGGCGGCCCACGTTGGCCGGAGTGGAACGAGGTCATGCGCGAGCTGCTCCCTGCCAACCAAGTGAAGGACAACAAGGAGCGCGGCAGTTGGGACCCACGCGAGGACGCCTGGGGCGCGTCGGGGGGCCGACTCTATATGACCTGCCTGTCGATCTACACGCTCGAGGTGTACTACCGACATCTGCCGCTGTACCAGCAGCGGGCGACGCGGTAG